One Drosophila kikkawai strain 14028-0561.14 chromosome 3L, DkikHiC1v2, whole genome shotgun sequence genomic window carries:
- the LOC108078624 gene encoding skin secretory protein xP2, whose protein sequence is MFAKIVLVALCVATAQAGLLPFHAPAPLAAPLAAPLAAPLTPFAAPLAAPVAAPVATASVVAPYASSFNAHRINHAVAYPVAPVPAPVAFAAPAPLPVPVAAPAPVAFAAPAPLPVAASLPVAAPAPVAFAAPAKVGFGVPAFAAPAPAVAVAAPPKVAFAAPAPGAAPLAAPLGFAPAPAPVAFAAPAKFGFAPFAAPVPVPAPLALAPKFAAPAPYFF, encoded by the exons ATGTTCGCCAAGATTGTG CTCGTCGCCCTCTGCGTGGCCACTGCCCAGGCCGGTCTTCTGCCCTTCCATGCTCCCGCTCCTCTAGCTGCGCCACTGGCTGCTCCGCTGGCTGCTCCTCTGACTCCATTTGCGGCTCCTCTGGCCGCACCAGTGGCTGCTCCTGTGGCCACCGCCAGCGTGGTGGCTCCTTATGCCTCCAGCTTCAATGCCCACCGCATCAACCACGCCGTGGCCTATCCTGTGGCTCCAGTTCCAGCACCAGTGGCCTTCGCTGCTCCCGCTCCCCTGCCCGTTCCTGTGGCAGCTCCTGCGCCGGTGGCCTTTGCTGCTCCCGCTCCTCTCCCAGTGGCTGCTTCCTTGCCAGTGGCTGCACCAGCTCCAGTTGCCTTCGCTGCCCCTGCTAAGGTTGGATTCGGTGTGCCCGCTTTTGCTGCTCCCGCTCCTGCCGTTGCTGTGGCTGCTCCCCCCAAGGTGGCCTTCGCTGCCCCCGCTCCTGGGGCTGCTCCTCTGGCTGCTCCTCTGGGCTTTGCTCCTGCCCCGGCGCCCGTGGCCTTTGCTGCTCCCGCCAAGTTCGGATTTGCTCCGTTCGCAGctccagtgccagtgccagcgCCTCTGGCCTTGGCACCCAAGTTCGCCGCGCCCGCCCCGTACTTCTTCTAA
- the LOC108078628 gene encoding uncharacterized protein, which yields MLKIFVLFALLSAGLAATVIYHHPLVYHHPLPVASTPQELAQHPGYTIVAPLTKIAHVTYDSVPISHTPYEHVPLFQRIGHVKHSRF from the exons ATGCTCAAG ATTTTCGTGCTATTCGCCCTTCTGAGTGCTGGCCTGGCCGCCACGGTTATCTACCATCATCCATTGGTTTACCATCATCCTCTGCCGGTGGCCTCCACGCCTCAGGAGTTGGCCCAGCATCCGGGTTACACCATTGTTGCGCCACTCACCAAGATTGCCCACGTCACCTACGACTCCGTGCCCATCTCTCACACGCCCTACGAGCATGTTCCGCTTTTCCAGCGAATTGGTCATGTGAAGCATTCGCGGTTCTAG
- the LOC108078609 gene encoding glycine-rich protein: MYKELILVTILCLTASSLAAPAPEPAPEPAPAPAPSPSIGLGLGHGYGGYGLGLGLGIGHIGGLYGGHYGGLGLGLGLGYHAPIVSKTIIGKSYLGGYGLGLGHGYIGGYGGHGLYGHGLGLGLGYGLGHGYGYGHGW, from the exons ATGTATAAAGAA CTGATACTTGTGACTATCCTCTGCCTGACGGCCAGCAGCCTGGCAGCTCCCGCTCCAGAACCCGCACCTGAaccagctcctgctccagctccctCGCCCAGCATTGGATTGGGCCTGGGACATGGTTATGGGGGATATGGTCTCGGACTTGGACTAGGAATCGGTCACATTGGCGGCCTCTATGGCGGTCACTATGGAGGATTGGGTTTGGGCCTGGGACTGGGCTACCATGCTCCCATCGTTTCCAAGACAATCATTGGCAAGAGCTATCTGGGCGGCTATGGATTAGGCCTGGGTCACGGATATATTGGAGGCTATGGAGGACACGGACTCTACGGACATGGCCTGGGTCTCGGTCTGGGCTACGGACTGGGCCATGGCTATGGCTACGGCCATGGCTGGTAG
- the LOC108078567 gene encoding uncharacterized protein: protein MRSQTWTFALAFLLVAAGEAKPSHHHFNHHFNHFDGHHLEALHALPHHLDYAVQEAVLPAPAPAPVLPAVAPPPAFAPSPVYGPASPVYGPPPPLDGPPAPVFAPPAPVFTPPAPAFLPPAPVYAPAPLLPAPAPLLPAPAPLLPAPAPLLPAPAPLLPAPAPVFPAPACLPAAAPLLPEFHLPTVHHHVLPPVVEAVPFAPSYRAIPGPKTTTHKVSIGYAFPKLLAKPHVHLKALPLKWAHHKDWSLF, encoded by the exons ATGCGGTCACAGACATGG ACATTTGCCTTGGCCTTCCTTTTGGTGGCGGCTGGTGAGGCTAAGCCTTCGCATCATCACTTTAATCACCACTTCAATCACTTCGATGGACACCATTTGGAGGCACTCCATGCCCTGCCACATCACTTGGATTACGCAGTGCAGGAAGCCGTTCtaccagctccagctccagcgcCTGTGCTTCCTGCAGTGGCTCCACCTCCAGCCTTTGCCCCTAGTCCTGTTTATGGTCCTGCATCACCGGTTTATGGTCCTCCACCGCCATTGGATGGGCCACCAGCACCGGTGTTTGCACCTCCGGCACCTGTTTTCACTCCTCCGGCTCCAGCTTTCCTTCCTCCAGCTCCTGTCTATGCTCCGGCACCGCTTcttccagctccagctccactTTTGCCAGCCCCGGCTCCTCTTTTACCTGCCCCAGCTCCTCTGTTACCTGCTCCAGCTCCCCTGTTacctgctccagctccagtaTTTCCTGCACCTGCATGTCTGCCCGCTGCTGCACCACTTCTGCCGGAATTCCACCTGCCCACCGTCCACCACCATGTGCTGCCGCCTGTCGTGGAAGCAGTTCCCTTTGCACCCAGTTATCGGGCCATTCCCGGACCCAAGACAACGACCCACAAGGTGTCCATTGGCTACGCCTTTCCCAAGTTGCTGGCCAAGCCGCATGTCCACTTGAAGGCCCTGCCCCTGAAGTGGGCCCATCACAAGGACTGGTCCTTGTTCTAG
- the LOC108078627 gene encoding cuticle protein 10.6, whose amino-acid sequence MYKFLVIAALIACSAAKPGVVAPLAAAPLAYANAPLYAAGGSSQVDVRNNYDGTLSSYTTAPFEFTAPYSSRYVSGIPAAPAVVAKYAAAPLAAPVAAPLAAPVAAPLAAAPYTAAYAAPYAAPYAAPYAAPYAAAYSAYPYASPYLASPYTAPFAAAAPAPVVV is encoded by the exons ATGTACAAGTTT TTGGTCATCGCCGCCCTGATTGCCTGCTCCGCGGCCAAGCCCGGTGTGGTGGCTCCTCTGGCCGCTGCTCCTTTGGCCTATGCCAATGCCCCGCTGTATGccgccggcggcagcagccaGGTGGATGTTCGTAACAACTATGATGGCACCTTGTCCTCCTACACCACGGCCCCCTTCGAGTTCACCGCTCCCTACTCCAGCCGCTATGTGTCCGGCATCCCAGCTGCTCCCGCTGTAGTGGCCAAGTATGCAGCTGCTCCCCTGGCTGCCCCAGTGGCTGCTCCCCTGGCTGCCCCAGTTGCTGCTCCTCTGGCTGCTGCTCCCTACACCGCTGCTTATGCCGCTCCTTATGCTGCTCCCTATGCTGCTCCCTATGCTGCTCCCTACGCCGCTGCCTACTCCGCCTATCCCTACGCCTCGCCCTACCTGGCATCGCCCTACACCGCTCCcttcgccgccgctgcccccGCTCCAGTGGTGGTCTAA
- the LOC108078662 gene encoding cuticle protein 10.6 codes for MFKLIALISALCAVANAGVIAPYSHGYGLGYGAALAPAYAAPAVISHAPIIKSYAAPIVAHPVATSYANTYKVATKAIPVVHAAPLVHAAPLVHAAPALHTTSTYHGGYGNYGYGGLGYAGYGGLGYAGYGGHGYLH; via the exons ATGTTTAAACTG ATTGCCCTCATCTCTGCCCTGTGCGCCGTCGCCAATGCTGGAGTGATCGCGCCCTACAGCCATGGTTATGGACTGGGATACGGTGCTGCCCTGGCCCCCGCCTACGCTGCTCCGGCCGTGATCTCGCACGCCCCCATCATCAAGAGCTACGCCGCTCCCATTGTGGCCCACCCGGTGGCCACTTCTTATGCCAACACCTACAAGGTGGCCACTAAGGCCATCCCCGTCGTGCACGCTGCTCCACTGGTCCATGCCGCCCCTCTGGTCCATGCCGCTCCTGCCCTGCACACCACCTCTACCTACCACGGCGGCTATGGCAACTACGGATACGGTGGTCTGGGATACGCCGGCTACGGTGGTCTGGGATACGCTGGCTATGGTGGACACGGATACCTGCACTAA
- the LOC108078608 gene encoding cuticle protein 70, isoforms A and B, which produces MFKYFVFAVFCLASAAAAPGYLGGAPGYLGAAPAVSYGHALAAPSYASYGLAPRLSYAAPALARPAVYASPALSHGSLALAHAPLAVSHAPLSLAHAPLSLAPAPLGLAHGPLGLAHGSLGLAHPQLGLHGW; this is translated from the exons ATGTTCAAATAC TTCGTTTTCGCCGTCTTCTGCCTGGCCAGCGCTGCCGCCGCTCCAGGATACTTGGGTGGTGCCCCTGGATACTTGGGAGCTGCTCCGGCCGTCTCCTACGGACATGCCCTAGCCGCTCCTTCGTACGCCTCTTATGGACTGGCACCCAGACTTAGCTATGCCGCCCCAGCTCTTGCCCGACCGGCTGTGTACGCCTCGCCTGCCCTGAGCCATGGATCTCTGGCTTTGGCTCATGCTCCGCTGGCCGTCTCCCATGCCCCGCTGTCCTTGGCTCATGCTCCGTTGTCCTTGGCCCCTGCTCCCTTGGGCCTGGCACATGGTCCCTTGGGTCTGGCACATGGTTCTTTGGGTCTGGCGCATCCTCAGTTGGGTCTTCATGGTTGGTAA
- the LOC138928531 gene encoding uncharacterized protein, translated as MMKFFAVVLCALFAIATASPQLLAYNTPLAYSAPLAYSSLPAAAAPLAYTSAYAPYVAPYASSYSAHSVAHSAAYPAVYAAAPVAAVLKK; from the exons ATGATGAAATTC TTCGCCGTTGTCCTGTGCGCTCTGTTCGCCATCGCTACTGCCAGTCCCCAACTGTTGGCCTACAACACTCCTCTGGCCTACTCCGCCCCACTGGCCTACAGTTCGttgccagctgctgctgctcctctggcCTACACCTCTGCCTACGCCCCCTATGTTGCGCCCTATGCCAGCAGTTACAGCGCCCACAGTGTGGCCCACAGTGCCGCCTACCCCGCCGTCTATGCTGCTGCCCCCGTGGCCGCTGTCCTAAAGAAGTAA
- the LOC108078625 gene encoding uncharacterized protein, with protein sequence MYKISTLLLSVLLWLGSPVLGSFFHGPSAVSVPVGVPVPVPFPVPSPVPVPAPVAVPTPVAVPAPVAVPVSDTVTVPAAFSAHHAFAYGAPAPPAIFKYATAYEAPQPVIKYSLGAPVTTTTTTYSGFAAPAQAHYAPPPVAHYAAAPPPVAHYAAAPPPQFLTRYAAPPTGYQFAAPPSYGRYKLHFGSPPPHTPAAVYGAPHPPSHHSPVAFNTQGW encoded by the exons atgtacaaaatt AGTACTCTGCTGTTGAGTGTTCTGCTGTGGCTTGGCTCTCCTGTTCTCGGAAGCTTCTTTCACGGCCCATCTGCCGTGAGTGTGCCTGTGGGTGtaccagtgccagtgccattTCCGGTGCCTTCGCCAGTTCCGGTTCCTGCTCCAGTGGCTGTGCCCACACCTGTGGCGGTTCCTGCTCCCGTAGCTGTTCCTGTCTCGGATACTGTGACTGTTCCAGCAGCCTTTAGTGCTCATCATGCCTTTGCTTATGGAGCACCAGCTCCTCCGGCCATCTTTAAGTACGCAACAGCTTATGAGGCACCTCAGCCCGTTATCAAGTATTCCTTGGGAGCACCAGTGACCACAACAACCACCACTTACTCGGGATTTGCAGCACCAGCGCAGGCTCATTATGCTCCACCGCCAGTGGCTCATTATGCAGCTGCCCCGCCACCAGTTGCTCACTATGCCGCTGCTCCACCGCCACAATTCCTAACGAGATATGCTGCCCCGCCAACCGGTTACCAGTTTGCAGCTCCTCCGTCCTATGGCAGATACAAACTCCACTTTGGGTCACCGCCTCCTCACACCCCGGCAGCTGTTTACGGagctcctcatcctccttCTCATCATTCTCCCGTCGCCTTTAACACTCAGGGCTGGTAA
- the LOC108078626 gene encoding uncharacterized protein yields the protein MSSKFSFLWILLLQLLSLALADVSHLEYSITPSSQLAYYHYPAPSRQQQPAVQRVVQQRYQQVAAKPQPQQYHQVARQFAEPALEQAAFTQALTSQGYVFGAPSAPLQVASSAPQAQATAPGGGVATGRALPSAAVDANSLNLKLPVPFGIAPLNVAQLPLQAGAPYASVPRTTGLTSYGTPQIQRR from the exons ATGTCTTCCAAA TTCTCCTTTTTGTGGattctgctgctgcaacttCTCAGCCTGGCTCTGGCCGACGTCTCCCACTTGGAATACTCCATCACGCCCAGCTCCCAGTTGGCCTACTACCATTACCCTGCTcccagcaggcagcagcagccggctGTCCAGCGAGTAGTCCAGCAGAGGTACCAACAGGTGGCGGCCAAGCCTCAACCTCAGCAGTATCACCAGGTGGCTCGTCAGTTTGCTGAACCTGCCCTGGAGCAGGCTGCCTTTACCCAGGCACTTACCAGTCAGGGTTATGTGTTCGGAGCACCCTCAGCTCCCCTCCAGGTGGCCTCCTCAGCGCCCCAGGCTCAGGCGACAGCTCCAGGCGGTGGAGTGGCCACAGGAAGAGCCTTACCCTCGGCGGCTGTGGATGCCAATTCTCTGAATCTCAAGCTGCCAGTGCCCTTTGGCATTGCTCCCTTGAATGTGGCCCAGCTGCCGCTGCAGGCCGGAGCCCCCTATGCCAGTGTGCCGAGGACCACGGGCCTCACCTCCTATGGGACACCGCAGATCCAGAGGCGTTAG